The Calditerricola satsumensis genome includes a region encoding these proteins:
- a CDS encoding S8 family peptidase codes for MTRRLWWLAMVLAVALLPSVRLAQPPAHDENARMRAPAPTADPRLQARGQPNALHYREGEVVIRFARHPDEQTMRRWLDTVDAVHVRHNHLVCIVRSRTKSTEELIRFFSDKGVTYVEPNYVFQTHTIREGDAKGPPSNRPDTRARKRVPNDEFYRPYQWNLQLIGSERGWRISTGEPTVIVAVVDTGVDLDHPDLRGQLVPGRNILNPGAPPQDDQGHGTHVAGIIAARTNNHRGVAGVTWQCRIMPVKVLDANGAGNLFDVGDGIIWATDNGAKVINLSLGNYVESRYLRDAVRYAFERDVVLVAASGNDALPDSGFPASYPEVLAVSALRPDRQLASYSNYGSSIDLTAPGDDIASTFPNNQYAALSGTSMASPHVAGVAALVRSVNPTLSNREVMALLIRTSRDLGRPGWDPLYGHGQVDVAAALREAAVTYERRVDTVAQRLAQLLRRLGLTDSAQGRGLTGNELTALLSHVFGHRGADLARELRQRRHVTLGEFDRLLEAFERDAGRGSRPAGFLAPPLSPEKARSPLTLRAAVVRMVERGWRLVPQQIPDVKVERSAHIRGGQTERR; via the coding sequence GTGACGCGCAGGCTTTGGTGGTTGGCGATGGTCCTGGCGGTGGCCCTTTTGCCCAGCGTGCGCTTGGCACAGCCGCCGGCGCATGACGAGAATGCCCGGATGCGTGCACCCGCGCCGACCGCGGACCCCCGCCTGCAGGCGCGCGGCCAGCCCAACGCGCTGCATTACCGCGAAGGCGAAGTGGTGATCCGGTTTGCCCGCCACCCGGACGAGCAGACGATGCGCCGGTGGCTGGATACGGTGGATGCCGTGCATGTTCGCCACAACCATCTCGTCTGCATCGTGCGTTCGCGCACCAAGAGCACCGAGGAACTGATTCGCTTCTTCAGCGACAAAGGGGTGACTTACGTCGAACCCAACTACGTCTTTCAAACCCACACGATTCGCGAAGGCGACGCCAAAGGGCCGCCGTCGAATCGGCCGGACACCCGTGCACGCAAACGGGTGCCCAACGACGAATTTTACCGTCCCTACCAGTGGAACCTGCAGCTCATCGGCAGTGAGCGCGGATGGCGAATTTCAACGGGCGAACCGACGGTCATCGTCGCCGTCGTTGACACCGGCGTCGATCTCGATCACCCGGACTTGCGCGGGCAACTGGTTCCGGGACGCAACATTTTGAACCCGGGCGCCCCCCCGCAAGACGATCAAGGGCACGGCACCCACGTGGCCGGAATTATCGCCGCGCGGACGAACAACCACCGCGGTGTGGCCGGTGTGACATGGCAGTGCCGCATCATGCCGGTCAAGGTCTTGGATGCCAATGGGGCCGGCAACCTGTTTGATGTCGGCGACGGCATCATCTGGGCCACGGACAACGGGGCAAAGGTGATCAACCTGAGTTTGGGAAACTACGTGGAGTCCCGGTACCTGCGCGATGCCGTGCGGTACGCCTTTGAACGGGATGTGGTTCTCGTTGCCGCCTCCGGCAACGACGCGTTGCCGGACTCGGGCTTCCCGGCCTCCTATCCGGAGGTGCTGGCCGTTTCCGCCCTGCGGCCCGACCGGCAGTTGGCCTCCTATTCCAATTACGGCTCGTCGATCGACCTGACCGCCCCGGGAGACGACATCGCCAGCACCTTCCCGAACAACCAATACGCCGCCCTGTCGGGGACGTCGATGGCCAGCCCCCATGTGGCCGGTGTGGCCGCGCTGGTTCGTTCGGTTAACCCCACCCTGAGCAACCGGGAAGTGATGGCCCTCTTGATCCGCACGTCCCGGGACCTCGGACGTCCGGGGTGGGATCCGCTGTACGGACATGGACAGGTGGATGTGGCCGCCGCGCTGCGGGAAGCCGCAGTCACGTACGAACGGCGAGTGGACACGGTTGCGCAGCGCCTGGCGCAATTGTTGCGCCGCCTGGGCCTGACCGATTCGGCACAGGGCCGGGGCTTGACCGGAAACGAGCTGACCGCGTTGCTGAGCCACGTGTTTGGCCATCGCGGCGCGGATCTGGCTCGCGAGCTGCGCCAGCGACGGCACGTGACCCTCGGCGAATTCGATCGCCTGTTGGAAGCGTTCGAGCGCGATGCCGGGCGCGGATCGCGGCCGGCCGGCTTTCTCGCTCCTCCTCTTTCGCCGGAGAAGGCCCGAAGCCCCCTGACCCTCCGCGCCGCCGTGGTGCGCATGGTCGAACGCGGGTGGCGTCTCGTCCCACAGCAAATTCCAGACGTAAAAGTGGAGCGGAGCGCTCATATTAGGGGTGGACAAACGGAGAGGAGGTGA
- the sleB gene encoding spore cortex-lytic enzyme, which yields MAKRWQLLFALLVALLASTTLPPMTERAVAFGQQTLWMGMRGGDVYELQGRLKLLGLYTGPIHGHFDRRTYLAVRQFQYRWGLRVDGVVGPRTKLKLWQATKHWYPGLEKRAGKPTIPILKMGSRGPRVREMQARLKFLGYDPGPIDGRYGWRTLRAVRTFQARFGLPVDGIAGVRTQGKLWAATKHWRWGMEARVAPQQPAPPRQVAPSAPPRVATPARPPVRRPVQTPGFRGFSARDIELMARAVHAEARGEPYVGKVAVAAVILNRLESGAFPNTPAGVIFEPLAFEAVSDGQIWLTPDRSARRAVIDALNGWDPTGGALYYFNPDRSTSKWIWSRPQIKRIGKHIFTK from the coding sequence ATGGCAAAACGATGGCAGCTTCTTTTCGCGCTGCTTGTTGCCCTCTTGGCCTCGACCACCCTGCCGCCCATGACGGAGAGGGCGGTTGCATTCGGCCAGCAGACGCTGTGGATGGGCATGCGCGGTGGCGATGTCTACGAATTGCAAGGCCGTCTCAAACTGTTGGGACTCTATACGGGACCGATTCACGGCCACTTCGACCGTCGGACGTACCTGGCTGTGCGTCAGTTTCAATACCGATGGGGCTTGCGGGTTGATGGCGTGGTCGGGCCACGCACCAAGTTGAAGCTGTGGCAGGCCACGAAACACTGGTATCCCGGATTGGAAAAGCGCGCCGGCAAACCGACCATCCCGATTCTGAAAATGGGATCACGGGGACCGCGGGTGCGCGAGATGCAGGCGCGCCTGAAGTTTCTCGGCTACGATCCCGGGCCCATCGACGGGCGCTACGGCTGGCGCACGCTGCGGGCGGTGCGGACGTTCCAAGCCCGCTTTGGCCTTCCCGTCGACGGCATTGCCGGGGTGCGCACCCAGGGCAAACTGTGGGCGGCCACCAAGCACTGGCGGTGGGGAATGGAGGCCCGCGTCGCGCCGCAGCAGCCTGCTCCTCCGCGCCAGGTGGCGCCTTCTGCGCCTCCGCGCGTTGCGACGCCGGCCCGTCCACCGGTGCGTCGCCCTGTGCAAACGCCAGGGTTCCGGGGCTTTTCCGCCCGCGACATCGAATTGATGGCCCGCGCGGTCCACGCCGAGGCGCGTGGTGAACCGTACGTGGGGAAGGTGGCGGTGGCCGCGGTGATCTTAAACCGCCTGGAAAGCGGGGCCTTTCCCAACACGCCGGCCGGTGTGATCTTCGAGCCGCTCGCCTTTGAGGCCGTCAGCGACGGGCAAATTTGGCTCACGCCCGACCGGTCGGCGCGGCGAGCCGTCATCGACGCGTTGAACGGTTGGGATCCCACCGGCGGCGCCCTCTACTACTTCAATCCCGACCGTTCCACCTCCAAGTGGATTTGGAGCCGACCGCAAATCAAACGCATCGGCAAGCACATCTTCACCAAATGA
- a CDS encoding YlaN family protein: protein MSTNIATEVSQKALKLLQADAEKISKLIEVQMENLTTPQCPLYEEVLDTQMFGFSREIDFAVRLGLIDEATGKQLLDELEQKLTKIHEAYNQRR, encoded by the coding sequence TTGTCCACCAACATCGCCACCGAAGTCAGTCAAAAAGCCCTCAAATTGCTCCAGGCTGACGCGGAAAAAATCAGCAAGTTGATCGAGGTGCAAATGGAAAACTTGACCACGCCCCAATGCCCGCTCTACGAAGAGGTCCTGGACACGCAGATGTTTGGGTTCTCGCGGGAAATCGATTTTGCGGTCCGCTTGGGGCTGATCGACGAGGCGACGGGCAAACAACTGCTCGATGAATTGGAGCAAAAACTGACCAAGATCCATGAGGCCTACAACCAACGGCGGTAG
- the glsA gene encoding glutaminase A: MSPDALERLLRERVDAHRAVARKGKLATYIPALGDADPLHLGVAVCLADGRIVAAGDADVPFTLQSVSKVPALLLALMDRGPDTVFQHVGMEPTSEPFDSILKLELRDPAKPLNPMINAGAIAVTWLVAGETAEARIARLLSFVRRLCGNDAVAINERVYRSEWETGDRNRALAYFMRAIGALPREADVEEVLAVYFQQCAIEVTCADLARMGAVLAFDGVAPWSGEQLVPREVVRIARALMVTCGLYNESGRFAVQAGIPAKSGVSGAVLAAVPKRVGLGVYGPALDDKGNSVAGLSLLTDLAGVLRLSLF; this comes from the coding sequence ATGAGCCCCGACGCGCTGGAGCGCCTCTTGCGCGAACGGGTCGACGCCCACCGGGCCGTGGCCCGAAAGGGGAAGCTGGCCACCTACATCCCGGCGTTGGGCGATGCCGATCCGCTGCACTTGGGTGTGGCCGTGTGCCTGGCCGATGGGCGCATCGTGGCGGCGGGGGACGCCGACGTACCCTTTACGTTGCAGAGCGTGTCCAAGGTGCCTGCCTTACTCCTCGCCCTCATGGACCGCGGGCCGGATACGGTGTTTCAGCATGTCGGCATGGAGCCGACGAGTGAACCCTTTGACAGCATCCTCAAGCTGGAGCTGCGCGATCCGGCCAAGCCGCTCAACCCGATGATCAACGCGGGAGCCATTGCCGTTACGTGGCTCGTTGCGGGTGAGACCGCTGAAGCGCGCATCGCCCGGCTGCTGTCCTTTGTCCGCCGGCTGTGTGGCAACGACGCGGTGGCGATCAATGAGCGGGTGTATCGCTCGGAGTGGGAGACCGGTGACCGGAACCGGGCGCTGGCGTATTTCATGCGCGCCATAGGCGCGTTGCCTCGGGAAGCCGACGTGGAGGAGGTGCTGGCCGTCTATTTTCAGCAGTGCGCCATCGAGGTGACATGCGCCGATCTGGCCCGCATGGGGGCGGTGTTGGCCTTTGACGGCGTGGCCCCGTGGTCGGGTGAGCAACTGGTGCCGCGGGAGGTGGTGCGCATTGCCCGCGCGCTGATGGTGACGTGCGGGCTTTATAACGAATCGGGACGCTTTGCCGTGCAGGCGGGCATTCCCGCCAAAAGCGGCGTCTCCGGCGCCGTGCTGGCCGCGGTTCCGAAGCGCGTGGGCCTGGGTGTGTATGGGCCCGCCTTAGATGACAAGGGGAACAGTGTCGCCGGCCTTTCGCTGCTGACCGATCTGGCAGGGGTCCTGCGCCTCTCCCTCTTCTAG
- a CDS encoding EamA family transporter, with amino-acid sequence MYARSVVLVFLGACSYGVLSTFVKLAYADGYDTGHVTGSQMLFGMLMLWALAWPFRRQWVRLSWREVMKIAAAGSLVGITGIFYYASLRYIPASIAIVLLFQFTWIGVLLEALTTRKAPPAMKGVSVAVLLAGTVLASGLLEGNLDRLPLLGLGLGFLSAVSYALFIYLSGRVAPTVSPWLRSPIMITGSFVATLLVYPPVFLVDGSLAERLALWGFLLALFGAVLPTLFFTYGVPHIGPGLASILGSAELPTAVLMSRFVLGEAVSLWQWLGVALILFGIGVAELKPPRWLRTRSPMPASGRDRK; translated from the coding sequence GTGTACGCGCGATCGGTGGTGTTGGTCTTTCTCGGGGCGTGCAGCTACGGCGTGCTCTCCACCTTTGTCAAACTGGCCTACGCCGACGGTTACGACACGGGGCACGTGACGGGAAGCCAGATGCTGTTTGGCATGTTGATGCTCTGGGCCTTGGCGTGGCCGTTTCGCCGCCAGTGGGTGCGCCTTTCGTGGCGCGAGGTGATGAAAATCGCCGCCGCCGGTTCGCTGGTGGGCATCACAGGGATTTTCTATTACGCTTCGCTCCGCTACATTCCCGCCTCCATCGCCATTGTGCTGCTGTTCCAATTCACGTGGATTGGGGTGCTGCTTGAGGCCCTGACGACGCGCAAGGCGCCCCCGGCGATGAAAGGGGTGTCCGTGGCCGTGTTGCTCGCGGGGACGGTGCTGGCCAGCGGCCTGCTCGAAGGCAATCTGGACCGCTTGCCGCTTCTCGGCCTCGGCCTCGGTTTTTTGTCCGCCGTCTCCTACGCCTTGTTTATCTACCTCAGCGGACGCGTGGCGCCGACGGTGTCGCCGTGGCTGCGCAGCCCGATCATGATTACCGGCTCCTTTGTCGCCACCCTCCTCGTGTATCCTCCTGTCTTCCTGGTTGACGGCAGCTTGGCGGAGCGTTTGGCGCTGTGGGGATTTTTGCTGGCTTTGTTCGGCGCCGTGCTGCCGACGCTCTTTTTTACCTACGGCGTCCCCCACATCGGCCCCGGCCTGGCGTCCATCTTGGGTTCCGCCGAATTGCCCACGGCGGTGCTCATGTCCCGCTTCGTGCTCGGCGAGGCGGTTTCCCTTTGGCAGTGGTTGGGTGTCGCGTTGATCCTGTTTGGTATCGGTGTGGCCGAGCTGAAACCGCCCCGCTGGCTGCGCACACGAAGCCCTATGCCCGCGTCGGGGCGCGACCGGAAGTAG